Proteins encoded by one window of Arachis ipaensis cultivar K30076 chromosome B04, Araip1.1, whole genome shotgun sequence:
- the LOC107639036 gene encoding dynein light chain 2, cytoplasmic, with product MSSEDAKKNITGALMQRPIPDDRKPSPPALPAPAPPPKKVIIKSADMLPDMQKEAVDIAVNAFEKYNVEKDVAEQIKKEFDKRHGPTWHCIVGRNFGSYVTHETNHFLYFYLDQKAVLLFKSG from the exons atgagcaGTGAAGACGCCAAGAAGAACATTACTGGAGCTCTTATGCAGAGACCTATTCCCGACGACCGGAAGCCCTCGCCCCCAGCGCTTCCGGCGCCGGCGCCGCCACCCAAAAAGGTCATCATCAAGAGTGCAGATATGTTGCCCGACATGCAAAAGGAGGCTGTTGATATCGCCGTCAAC gcgTTTGAGAAGTACAATGTGGAGAAAGATGTTGCAGAGCAGATAAAGAAGGAGTTCGATAAGAGGCATGGACCCACTTGGCATTGCATAGTTGGTCGCAATTTCG GTTCATATGTGACTCATGAAACAAACCACTTCCTTTACTTCTACTTAGACCAGAAAGCAGTTTTGCTCTTTAAGTCCGGCTAA